In the genome of Dermacentor silvarum isolate Dsil-2018 chromosome 1, BIME_Dsil_1.4, whole genome shotgun sequence, one region contains:
- the LOC125942798 gene encoding uncharacterized protein LOC125942798 yields MDVLKPPGPLLMTGDMGKNWQRFKQMLELYFTVTKPHDKPLSKEAKTAVLLSLAGEDALAVFNNFSFREGERKEDYDTVVVKFDAYWAAQTNEVYERYLFRKRMQTAGESFEQFARDVRMQARSCNFGELTDSMIRDQIVIGVSNDSLRAKLLQDNELTLAKAEKICKASEVAALQCKAWSDKVNQVDPVNVARISTKHPKMLKCSRCGREHRPRDCPAYGKTCRICNRRNHFAVCCRRAARVDELQDDGDGNDFEILDVCTGNIRNERDWMVIASLGGDELKFKVDTGSQANLIPYSAYRKLRPMPPVKRSNTTLRSYDGAIIKHLGVISQEVVIGDRRQHLDFFVSKKGRQALRWLKASEMLGLVTRTVDAVAASSSEQVMQEFGELFQGTGCVQRHYKMVLSADAVPVVQAARRVPLALKEPLRNELKRMEQAGIVTKVNEPTEWEKNSSWQTCYREPQP; encoded by the exons ATGGATGTGCTGAAGCCACCGGGACCACTACTCATGACAGGTGATATGGGCAAGAATTGGCAACGGTTTAAGCAGATGCTGGAGCTCTACTTCACGGTAACAAAGCCGCATGACAAACCCCTGAGCAAGGAAGCGAAGACAGCAGTACTACTGAGCTTAGCAGGGGAGGACGCATTAGCAGTTTTCAACAACTTCTCCTTCAGGGAAGGTGAAAGGAAAGAAGACTACGATACCGTCGTAGTCAAGTTTGACGCATACTGGGCTGCTCAAACAAACGAAGTCTACGAGCGGTATCTGTTCCGAAAGCGGATGCAGACAGCGGGGGAGAGTTTTGAACAGTTCGCACGAGACGTGAGGATGCAAGCCCGATCGTGCAATTTCGGAGAGCTAACAGACTCCATGATTCGCGACCAAATTGTGATCGGCGTTAGCAATGACAGCCTCCGGGCCAAACTCCTGCAAGATAACGAGCTCACGCTGGCCAAAGCCGAAAAAATATGCAAGGCATCAGAGGTAGCTGCTTTGCAATGCAAAGCATGGTCAGATAAAGTAAACCAAGTAGATCCAGTGAATGTCGCTCGGATCTCAACCAAGCATCCAAAAATGTTGAAATGCTCACGTTGTGGCAGAGAACACAGGCCACGCGACTGCCCAGCTTATGGCAAAACTTGCAGAATCTGTAACAGAAGGAATCACTTTGCTGTTTGCTGCAGAAGAGCGGCGCGTGTAGATGAGCTCCAGGATGACGGTGATGGCAACGACTTTGAAATTTTAGATGTGTGTACCGGTAACATACGGAATGAACGAGATTGGATGGTGATAGCGAGCCTTGGCGGCGACGAACTAAAATTCAAAGTCGACACGGGATCTCAAGCTAACCTCATACCGTATTCAGCCTACAGGAAGCTGCGGCCAATGCCGCCTGTCAAACGCAGCAACACCACTTTGCGGTCATACGATGGGGCCATCATCAAACATCTAGGCGTCATCAGCCAAGAAGTAGTCATCGGTGACAGACGCCAGCACTTGGACTTCTTCGTCTCCAAGAAAGGAAGACAGGCACTGCGCTGGCTCAAGGCAAGTGAAATGCTCGGGCTAGTTACCAGGACAGTCGACGCAGTAGCAGCAAGCAGCTCCGAACAAGTAATGCAGGAATTCGGCGAGCTATTCCAAGGCACCGGCTGCGTACAGCGACACTACAAGATGGTCCTGTCTGCGGATGCTGTCCCAGTGGTTCAAGCTGCCCGACGAGTTCCTTTGGCCCTAAAAGAACCACTTCGCAACGAGCTGAAGCGGATGGAGCAAGCGGGCATCGTGACAAAGGTCAACGAACCGACTGAATGG GAAAAGAACTCATCTTGGCAGACATGCTATCGCGAGCCACAGCCGTGA